One Psychrobacillus glaciei genomic region harbors:
- the folK gene encoding 2-amino-4-hydroxy-6-hydroxymethyldihydropteridine diphosphokinase: protein MNIAYLSLGSNIGDRLNYLRRAVRLLRESEDVQMNKVSSVYETDPVGNVDQAAFLNIVVELETLLSPHELLKKCNEIEEHLGRTREIHWGPRTVDLDILLYNEENMKTENLIIPHPRMTERGFVLVPLVELNPELVEPLTKHSLLKLAHVQKEGVRKWKTFDGVDAFVHFDD from the coding sequence ATGAATATCGCGTATTTGTCACTAGGATCTAATATAGGAGATAGACTGAATTATCTTAGAAGGGCAGTTCGATTGTTACGAGAAAGCGAAGATGTTCAAATGAATAAAGTGTCTTCTGTCTATGAAACAGATCCTGTCGGTAATGTAGATCAAGCAGCTTTTTTAAATATCGTAGTCGAGCTTGAAACGCTACTTTCACCTCATGAGTTATTAAAAAAATGCAATGAAATAGAAGAACATCTTGGGCGTACCCGAGAAATTCATTGGGGTCCTCGAACTGTAGACCTTGACATTTTGTTGTATAATGAAGAGAATATGAAAACAGAGAATCTCATTATTCCACATCCAAGGATGACGGAAAGAGGTTTTGTGCTCGTACCTCTTGTGGAATTAAATCCGGAATTGGTTGAGCCTCTAACAAAGCATTCTTTATTGAAGCTTGCACATGTTCAGAAAGAAGGCGTACGTAAATGGAAAACATTCGATGGGGTAGACGCATTCGTGCATTTCGACGATTAA
- the lysS gene encoding lysine--tRNA ligase yields MSNVEELNDQLLVRRQKMTAIQEKGLDPFGSKFERTHLSDQVIAEFTDFSKEQLEETPHEVVIAGRIMTKRGKGKAGFAHIQDFGGQIQIYVRKDAIGEDAYELFNSADLGDIVGVRGNIFRTQVGELSVKAVEFTFLTKSLRPMPEKFHGLKDVEQRYRQRYLDLMTSEESKKTFITRSRIIQSMRRYLDSQGYLEVETPLLHSIAGGAAARPFITHHNALDMELYMRIAIELHLKRLIVGGLEKVYEIGRVFRNEGVSTRHNPEFTMIELYEAYADYNDIMNLTENLVSHVAQEVLGTTTVTYGEDAINLAPGWRRWHMADAVKEITGVDFWNEMTKEAAHALAKEHGVEVKPSMEVGHVLNEFFEQKVEETLVQPTFIYGHPVEVSPLAKKNPEDGRFTDRFELFIVRREHANAFTELNDPIDQRQRFEAQLVEKEAGNDEAHEMDEDFLEALEYGMPPTGGLGIGIDRLVMLLTNAASIRDVLLFPTMRHKD; encoded by the coding sequence ATGTCTAACGTAGAAGAATTAAACGATCAACTTTTGGTGAGAAGACAAAAGATGACTGCAATACAAGAGAAAGGGTTAGATCCTTTTGGTAGTAAATTTGAACGTACGCATTTGAGTGATCAAGTGATTGCTGAATTTACCGATTTTTCGAAAGAACAATTAGAAGAAACGCCACATGAAGTCGTAATTGCAGGTCGTATTATGACAAAGCGTGGAAAAGGGAAAGCTGGATTTGCGCATATTCAAGATTTTGGTGGTCAAATCCAAATTTATGTACGTAAAGATGCGATCGGTGAAGATGCATATGAATTATTTAACTCAGCGGACTTAGGAGATATCGTAGGTGTGCGAGGAAATATATTCCGTACACAAGTAGGAGAATTATCTGTTAAAGCGGTAGAATTCACGTTTTTAACAAAATCACTACGCCCGATGCCAGAGAAATTCCACGGTTTAAAAGATGTTGAGCAACGCTACCGTCAACGCTACTTAGATTTAATGACTAGTGAAGAAAGTAAAAAAACGTTCATCACTAGAAGCCGTATTATTCAATCTATGCGTCGCTACTTAGATAGCCAAGGTTACTTAGAAGTGGAAACGCCATTATTACATTCTATTGCGGGCGGAGCAGCGGCACGTCCTTTCATTACACATCATAATGCGCTAGACATGGAACTTTATATGCGTATAGCAATTGAGTTACATTTAAAGCGTCTAATAGTAGGCGGATTAGAAAAGGTATATGAAATTGGAAGAGTATTCAGAAATGAAGGTGTTTCAACGCGTCATAATCCTGAATTCACGATGATTGAATTATATGAAGCGTATGCTGATTATAACGACATCATGAACCTAACGGAGAATTTAGTGTCGCATGTTGCACAAGAAGTACTGGGAACAACTACAGTGACTTATGGTGAAGATGCAATTAATCTTGCTCCAGGCTGGAGACGTTGGCATATGGCGGATGCAGTAAAAGAAATAACAGGAGTGGACTTCTGGAATGAAATGACGAAGGAAGCAGCACATGCACTAGCGAAAGAACATGGCGTAGAAGTAAAACCTTCTATGGAAGTAGGTCATGTATTAAATGAATTCTTTGAGCAAAAAGTAGAAGAAACATTAGTGCAACCAACATTTATCTATGGACATCCGGTAGAAGTGTCGCCACTTGCTAAGAAAAATCCGGAAGATGGAAGGTTTACAGATCGCTTTGAACTATTCATTGTTAGACGTGAGCATGCAAATGCGTTTACAGAACTAAATGACCCTATTGATCAACGTCAACGCTTCGAAGCACAATTAGTTGAAAAAGAAGCGGGTAATGATGAAGCACACGAAATGGATGAAGACTTCTTAGAAGCATTAGAATACGGTATGCCGCCAACAGGTGGTTTGGGAATTGGAATTGACCGATTAGTAATGTTATTAACTAACGCTGCATCTATTCGCGACGTGTTATTGTTCCCAACTATGCGACACAAAGATTAA
- the pabA gene encoding aminodeoxychorismate/anthranilate synthase component II encodes MILMIDNYDSFTYNLVQYIGEIGEEVKVVRNDDLTIAEIEQLAPNIIVVSPGPCTPNEAGISLEAITHFAGKIAILGVCLGHQSIGQAFGGKVIRAERLMHGKTSPVFHDGKGVNKEMPNPFQATRYHSLLVEKETLPDCLEVTSWTEEGEIMGLRHKEFAIEGVQFHPESIMTEEGKKLIQNFIGAYSPSIKRSI; translated from the coding sequence ATGATTTTAATGATTGATAATTATGATTCCTTTACTTACAATCTCGTTCAATATATAGGAGAAATCGGAGAAGAAGTGAAGGTTGTTCGTAATGATGATTTGACGATTGCTGAAATTGAACAGCTTGCTCCAAATATAATTGTTGTATCGCCAGGTCCTTGTACTCCGAATGAGGCTGGGATTAGTTTAGAGGCAATCACACATTTTGCGGGTAAGATTGCCATATTGGGTGTTTGTTTGGGACATCAATCGATCGGGCAAGCATTCGGAGGAAAAGTAATTCGTGCAGAAAGATTAATGCACGGCAAAACATCTCCTGTTTTTCATGATGGAAAAGGTGTAAATAAGGAAATGCCAAATCCTTTTCAAGCAACAAGATATCATTCGCTGCTTGTAGAGAAAGAAACATTGCCTGATTGTTTGGAAGTGACCTCTTGGACAGAAGAAGGAGAAATTATGGGACTTCGTCATAAAGAGTTTGCTATAGAAGGGGTGCAATTTCACCCGGAGTCGATCATGACAGAGGAAGGGAAAAAGCTCATTCAGAATTTTATCGGAGCATACAGTCCTTCTATAAAGAGGAGTATCTAA
- the folB gene encoding dihydroneopterin aldolase, with protein sequence MDYIHLNDLEFYGYHGALPEETKLGQIFRVTITLACDLKKAGQTDDLAETVNYAEVFELCKEIVEGKPCLLIEAVAEKIAGRILKDYEAKVTGCRIQLVKPNPPIAGHYASVAVDIIRGVL encoded by the coding sequence ATGGATTACATACACTTGAATGATTTGGAGTTTTACGGATACCATGGGGCTTTGCCGGAAGAAACAAAGCTTGGTCAAATTTTTCGTGTGACGATTACGCTTGCTTGCGATTTAAAAAAAGCAGGTCAAACGGACGACTTAGCGGAGACTGTGAATTATGCAGAGGTATTTGAGCTTTGTAAGGAGATTGTGGAAGGGAAGCCTTGTTTATTAATTGAGGCAGTGGCAGAAAAAATAGCTGGACGGATATTAAAGGATTATGAAGCAAAAGTAACTGGTTGTCGCATACAACTAGTGAAGCCGAATCCGCCGATTGCAGGTCATTATGCTTCTGTTGCTGTCGATATTATAAGAGGCGTGCTATGA
- the folP gene encoding dihydropteroate synthase — MNLQYNTRSFKAGGVTLDFRKETIVMGILNVTPDSFSDGGKFNEIEAAVARAKQMVVDGAKIIDIGGESTRPGHTVISDEEEIARVVPVIQAIIAEVNAIISIDTYKSAVARAAVLAGAHVINDIWGAKRDPKVAMVAAELGVPIILMHNRDDEEYNDFWPEAKQDLVECIQIAKAAGVPDEHIWLDPGIGFGKSTTQNIWMMQHLEHLVDMGYPVLLATSRKRLIGNVLNLPVNERVEGTGATVCFGLQYGCHMVRVHDVKEIARMTKMMDVLIGKVEYKESEV, encoded by the coding sequence TTGAACTTACAATATAATACGAGGTCTTTTAAAGCTGGAGGAGTTACATTAGATTTTCGAAAAGAAACAATTGTGATGGGTATATTAAATGTAACACCGGATTCTTTTTCGGACGGTGGAAAGTTTAATGAAATTGAAGCAGCGGTTGCTAGAGCTAAGCAGATGGTTGTGGATGGTGCTAAAATTATTGATATAGGTGGGGAGTCTACCAGACCTGGTCATACTGTTATTTCAGATGAGGAAGAAATAGCACGTGTTGTACCAGTTATTCAGGCGATTATCGCAGAGGTGAATGCAATCATATCTATTGATACATACAAATCAGCAGTTGCGAGAGCTGCAGTACTAGCCGGTGCACATGTCATTAATGATATTTGGGGTGCTAAAAGAGATCCCAAAGTGGCGATGGTAGCAGCAGAACTAGGTGTACCGATAATACTAATGCATAATAGAGACGACGAAGAATATAACGATTTCTGGCCAGAAGCAAAACAAGATTTAGTAGAATGTATTCAAATTGCAAAAGCAGCAGGAGTGCCTGATGAGCATATTTGGTTAGATCCTGGTATTGGTTTTGGGAAATCCACGACCCAAAACATTTGGATGATGCAACATTTAGAACATTTAGTGGACATGGGGTATCCTGTTTTACTGGCGACTTCACGTAAACGACTAATCGGAAATGTACTCAATCTTCCAGTGAACGAACGAGTGGAAGGGACGGGCGCGACCGTATGCTTCGGTTTGCAATATGGTTGTCATATGGTCCGTGTACATGATGTGAAAGAAATTGCGCGTATGACGAAAATGATGGATGTACTAATAGGAAAAGTGGAATATAAGGAAAGCGAGGTATAA
- a CDS encoding anthranilate synthase component I family protein encodes MEANRFLGGFEEVDSLNLQTHTFNMAKEAFFYAYKEITKEESHHLFLESGRGGYLCVAAWNPLAVTKSVDTGLHIKWRSGKEEMRAGEALTELEKLVESYRIPFQEHLPDFQGGAAGFISYDYARKIEVLPTLAVDDLHIPDIYFYLFDFWAVLDVATETVTCMKLSISNADLVEMEEVLKAASKRAERLFLSGAATEVAEDQAELFVSVNDTEFEAAVHQVQEYIAQGDVFQVNLSVRQSKKLNAEPIAMYEALRAFNPSPYMAYIQSPEFAVVSGSPELLVKKRGKALSTRPIAGTRPRGKSDQEDIRLAHELIDNEKERAEHVMLVDLERNDLGRVSTYGSVEVDEFMVIERYSHVMHIVSNVKGILRPDTSNTEIVQAMFPGGTITGAPKIRTMEVIEELEPVRRGLYTGSIGWLGFSGDLELNIVIRTAFIQDGMVHIQAGAGIVIDSIPSAEYVESLNKAKALWQAKAMAEGGKQ; translated from the coding sequence ATGGAGGCAAATCGTTTTTTAGGGGGATTTGAAGAAGTGGATTCACTAAACTTACAAACACATACATTTAACATGGCGAAGGAAGCCTTTTTTTATGCGTATAAAGAAATAACGAAAGAAGAGTCGCATCATTTATTTTTGGAAAGTGGCAGAGGAGGATATTTATGTGTTGCGGCTTGGAATCCACTAGCAGTGACAAAATCAGTTGATACTGGATTACATATAAAATGGCGAAGTGGAAAAGAAGAGATGCGTGCAGGAGAAGCTCTTACTGAATTGGAAAAGCTTGTTGAGTCTTATAGAATTCCTTTTCAAGAACATTTACCGGATTTCCAAGGTGGAGCTGCCGGTTTTATTAGTTATGATTATGCGCGTAAAATAGAAGTTTTACCTACTCTAGCAGTGGACGACTTGCATATTCCAGACATCTATTTTTATCTGTTTGATTTCTGGGCAGTTCTGGATGTTGCCACAGAAACCGTGACATGCATGAAATTATCAATAAGTAATGCTGATTTGGTTGAAATGGAAGAAGTGTTGAAGGCTGCGAGTAAAAGGGCGGAACGTCTATTTTTATCAGGAGCTGCAACAGAAGTAGCAGAAGATCAAGCGGAATTATTTGTTTCGGTAAATGATACAGAATTTGAGGCGGCTGTTCATCAAGTGCAAGAATATATTGCCCAAGGCGATGTATTTCAAGTAAATCTATCTGTTCGACAATCCAAAAAACTAAACGCAGAGCCAATTGCTATGTATGAGGCACTTCGCGCATTTAATCCATCTCCGTATATGGCCTATATTCAATCACCAGAATTTGCAGTTGTATCTGGTTCACCGGAGCTTTTAGTGAAGAAAAGGGGGAAAGCATTATCTACTCGTCCAATCGCAGGAACGAGACCACGTGGAAAAAGCGATCAAGAAGATATCCGACTTGCTCATGAACTAATTGACAATGAAAAAGAGCGGGCAGAACATGTAATGCTTGTCGATTTAGAAAGAAATGATTTAGGTCGAGTATCTACCTATGGCTCTGTAGAAGTAGATGAATTTATGGTGATTGAACGGTACTCACATGTTATGCATATTGTTTCAAATGTAAAAGGGATACTTCGTCCTGATACTTCCAATACAGAAATTGTCCAAGCTATGTTCCCGGGTGGAACGATAACTGGGGCTCCCAAAATTCGTACGATGGAAGTCATTGAGGAATTAGAGCCGGTTCGCAGAGGGCTATATACAGGTTCTATCGGTTGGCTAGGATTTTCGGGTGATTTGGAGCTAAATATTGTCATTCGAACAGCATTTATTCAAGATGGAATGGTACATATTCAAGCGGGAGCAGGAATTGTGATAGATTCTATTCCTAGTGCAGAATATGTAGAGTCTTTAAATAAAGCGAAAGCATTATGGCAAGCGAAAGCTATGGCAGAAGGAGGAAAACAATGA
- the pabC gene encoding aminodeoxychorismate lyase — MEAWKEGELYQSHELTISPYDHGFLYGLGFFETFRTYNGKVFLWEEHWGRLSRALADFRITMPYDKEVILAAVDELTTANNGEDGYFRLNISAGVHDIGLQPTSYEKPTVILFRKALHTLPRGMEKSAVWLETARNSPESAIRHKSHHYANNVQARFEITSLASLEGIFLTAEGFVAEGITSNVFWVKEGKLFTPSLDTGILAGVTRDWLIKNSPFVVEVGLFAREVLEEADEVFITNAVQEIVPIKNIEEKYFLGSEGPVYAALHEAYVTCIQKEGAER; from the coding sequence GTGGAAGCTTGGAAGGAAGGGGAATTATACCAGTCTCACGAATTAACGATTTCTCCTTATGATCACGGTTTCTTATATGGGCTTGGTTTTTTTGAAACATTTCGTACTTACAATGGGAAGGTGTTTTTATGGGAAGAGCATTGGGGAAGACTTTCTCGCGCCTTAGCCGATTTTCGTATTACTATGCCTTACGATAAAGAAGTGATACTAGCAGCTGTAGATGAGTTAACAACAGCGAATAATGGGGAAGACGGATACTTTAGGCTAAATATTTCGGCAGGTGTGCACGATATTGGCCTCCAACCAACCAGTTATGAAAAGCCCACGGTCATTTTATTCCGAAAAGCATTGCATACTCTACCTAGAGGAATGGAAAAATCAGCAGTATGGCTAGAAACGGCGAGAAATTCTCCGGAAAGTGCGATACGCCATAAATCCCATCATTACGCAAATAATGTACAAGCCCGATTTGAAATTACTTCTCTAGCCTCTTTGGAAGGTATCTTTCTAACTGCGGAAGGATTTGTTGCAGAAGGAATTACGTCGAATGTGTTTTGGGTGAAGGAAGGGAAATTATTTACACCTTCACTAGATACAGGGATATTAGCAGGTGTCACACGGGATTGGCTGATAAAAAATTCTCCATTCGTAGTAGAGGTAGGTTTATTTGCAAGAGAAGTATTAGAAGAAGCTGATGAAGTATTTATTACAAATGCGGTACAAGAAATTGTCCCTATAAAAAATATAGAAGAAAAGTATTTCTTAGGAAGTGAAGGGCCTGTGTATGCTGCGCTTCATGAAGCGTATGTTACGTGTATTCAGAAGGAAGGTGCAGAACGTTGA
- a CDS encoding helix-turn-helix domain-containing protein: MENIRWGRRIRAFRRLKRMNQVELAKEMNISVSILGQIEQGKRVPNEVQLKSISSVLDIQLDELKGEIKDAE; encoded by the coding sequence ATGGAAAACATTCGATGGGGTAGACGCATTCGTGCATTTCGACGATTAAAAAGAATGAATCAAGTAGAACTTGCAAAAGAAATGAATATTTCGGTGTCTATACTTGGTCAAATAGAGCAAGGAAAAAGAGTTCCAAATGAGGTGCAGTTAAAAAGCATTTCATCTGTACTTGATATACAGCTAGACGAATTAAAAGGTGAAATAAAAGATGCTGAATGA